Genomic window (Candidatus Binatia bacterium):
AAGGAACGGTTCGAGGATCTCGTCGAAGGTCTTCGGCCCCTGACTGGCGGCTTGCTCCTCATGGACGACCTCGATCCCGTCGTCGGTCTGCTCGAACAACGCGAGCACGGTCTTTGTCCCGCCAATGTCGCCCGCCAGAATCATCCCGCGCCCTTGCCAGTTCCTAAAGGGTACGCCAACGCCGTCCCGCCGCCTCAATCATTCGATCCGCCTCCACCGGCCCCCAACTGCCGGCCGCGTACTCCGGCAGCCAGCGTGAACCCGAGGCCTCCCAGCCTTCGAGGATTCCGGTGACCCACTCCCACGAGGCCTCGACCGCATCCCGACGCATGAAGAGCGACGCGTCCCCGACCGCGACGTCGAGCAACAAGCGCTCGTACGCTTCGGGGGACTGTCCGGCGAACGCGGTCCCGTAGTTGAAATCCATGTCGACCGGCGAGATGATCGCGTTCGGGCCCGGCTGCTTCGTCGCGATCTGAAGCGTCAGTCCTTCATCGGGCTGAATCCGCAGTACCAGCACGTTCCCGTCGACCGCCTGCTCCGGGTTCGCGTTAAACAACACCGGGGGCGCACACTTGAACTGGATCGCGATCTCGCTCGCCCGCTTCGGCAGCTGTTTGCCCGTGCGGATATAGAAGGGCACGCCCGACCAGCGCCAGTTGTCCACATAGGCCTGAATCGCGACGTAGGTCTCGGTCGTCGATTCCGGGGCAACTCGATCCTCGCGGCGATAGCCGCGGACATCCTCGCCACCGGACGTTCCAGGGCCGTACTGCGCACGGATCACATGCTGGTTCACTTCGGCACCGCGGAGCGGTCGCAGGCAGTTCAGGACCCCCATCTTGTGGTCGCGCACGACCTCCGCGTCGAGGGACCAGGGCGGCTCCATCGCCGTGAGACAGAGGAGCTGGAGGATGTGGTTCTGCACCATGTCCCGCAGCGCGCCCGCCTCCTCGTAGTAGCCGCCGCGCGTCCCCACACCTTCTTCTTCCGACACCGTGATCTGGACGTGGTCTATGTACTTCTGGTTCCAGAGCGGCTCGAAGATCGAGTTCGAGAAGCGGAGCACCAGGATGCTCTGCACCGTCTCTTTTCCGAGGTAGTGGTCGATTCGAAAGACGTCCTCCTCGTCGAACACCGCGGCGACCGTGTCGTTGATTTCGCGGGCACTTGCGAGATCGTGACCCACCGGCTTCTCGACGATGACGCGGGCGTACGATCCGTCCGGCGCCTTCGCGAGCCCCGCGGCCTTCAATTGCTGCACGCACGTCTCGATCGCACTCGGTGGGATCGAGAGGTAGAAGACCCGGTTCGCCGGAATCCCGCGTTCCGCTTCGACCTCCTCGAGACGGCGCTTCAACTCGAGGAACGCACCGGCGTCATCGAACGATCCGCGCGTGTAGAAGACGTTGCTCTCGAACTCCGGCCACCGGTCCTCATCCACGGGACGGCGGGAGTAGCTCTTCACTCCTTCGCGCGCGACGGTTCGGAACGACTCGTCGTCGAGGTCGCGCCGCGCGAAGCCCATCACCGCGTAGCGCTCCGGCAACAAGCCGTCGAGCGCGAGATTGTAGATCGCCGGCAGGAGCTTCCGCCGGGTCAGGTCACCAGCCGCGCCAAGAATCACCACCGTGCACGGAGCTGGCCCGGCCTGGACTCGGCTCATGTGAGACCCCCCTCAGACGATTCCCTCATCGCCGTACTCAATCTCCCGAAGCCCGCTCGACGTGCCCGCCGAACTGCATCCGCATGGCCGAGCAGACCTTCTCCGCGAAGGTGTGATCGCGCCGCGACCGGAAACGCGCGTAAAGCGCCGATGTCAGGACCTCGCAGGGCACGGCCTCCTCGATCGCCGCCTGAATCGTCCAGCGGCCCTCGCCGGAGTCCGCCACGACCCCAGTGTACTTGTCCAGATGCGGATCCTCCGCCAGAGCGGCCGCGGCGAGATCAAGAAGCCACGCCCCCACGACGCTCCCTCGGCGCCAGACCTCGGCCACATCGGCGACCTTGATGTCGTAGTCGAGATCCTTGCTCATCCGCGGCGCCGTTTCGGCGTCGACTTTGTGCTCCTGGTTGTCGACGTCGGCGTTCTCCAGGATGTCGAAGCCCTCGGCGAACGCAGCCATGATGCCGTACTCGACACCGTTGTGGACCATCTTCACGAAGTGGCCGGCGCCCGACCGGCCGCAGTGGAGGTACCCCTCCTCGGCGGTCTTGTTGCCGTTCTCACGACCGGGCGTGGCCTCGATGTCACCCCGGCCCGGAGCAATCGTCTTCCAAATCGGATCCAGATGCTGCACGGCGCCGGTGTCGCCACCGATCATGAGACAGTAGCCACGGTCGAGGCCCCACACGCCACCACTCGTGCCGCAGTCGAGGTAGTGAATCCCCTTGGGTGCGAGAGCTGTGGAGCGAGCGCGATCGTCGCGGTAGTAGGAGTTCCCACCGTCGATCAGGATGTCGCCCTTTTCGAGGTACTGCGAGACTTCGTCGACGACCTTGCCCGTCACGCCCGCCGGCACCATCATCCACGCGGCGCGGGGCTTCTCGAGCTTGTCCACAAAGTCCTTCATCGAGGTCGACGCAGTCGCGCCTTCCGCTTCGAGTTGCTTCACCGTTTCCGGGTTCGTGTCGTACACGACGCACGTGTGCCCATCGCGCATCAAGCGCTTGACGATGTTGTACCCCATCCGTCCGAGACCGATCATTCCGAGCTGCACGTGCGACCCTCCTTACAGATTGAAGGCGACCATCAGGCGCGCTCCATCGCGCGCACCTGGTCGCCTTCCTGAACCAAGACTACGTCGGCCATTCCGACGAAGAGACCCGTCCCGAGCACTCCCGGGATGGCCAGAATTCTACGTTCCAGACCGACGGGGTCGTCGATCGGCTCGACTACACAGTCGAGGATGAAGTTATGGTTGTCCGTGATGTACGGTTTGCCGCCGTCGACACGCAAATTGGGCGTGCAGCCGAGCGCCACCAGTTCGCGCTCGCACAGTGTGCGTCCGAACGGCACGACCTCGACCGGTAGCTTTCCGCGGCCACCGACGCGAGCCACGATCTTCTCGTCGCCCACGAGGATGATCAGCCGCTTCGAGGAGGCGGCGACGATCTTCTCACGCACCAGCGCGCCGCCGTACCCTTTGATCAGGTCCAGAGCCGGAGAGACCTCGTCGGCGCCGTCGAACGTGGTGTCGATTCGACCGGCCTCTTCGAGGGTCAGCAGCCCGATCCCGAGCTCGCGGGCCAGTGCTTCGGTCGAGTCCGAGGTGGGGACGCCGCGCACCTTCATTCCGTCCGCCACGCGAGCGCCGAGGGCTCGCACGAAGGCGGTAGCAGCGCGCCCGGTACCGAGCCCGACGACGGTGTCTTCATGCACGTACTCCAGGGCGCGCAGAGCGACACCGACCAGGGCGTCCGCCTCGCCACTCATGGCGTCGATCCGCTCACCTGGCCTACAGCGGCCTCCGTGTCGCTCATTCCCTCTCCTCTTCCAGCAATCCACACCCGGCCCCAGGACCGGGCCGACTCACGCTGCGTTCAGAACGCTGCGCTTCTTCTCAATCGCCTTGAGGAGTGTGTCGAAGGCTTGCGAGAACTTCGTTACTCCCTCCTCGAGCAGCTGGTCCGTACAGGCATCCATCGAAACACCGACATCGGCCAACGTCGCCATGGTCGCCTTCGCGGCCGCGAGCTTCGCGTCCCAGCCATCCTGCAACGCGGGCGTCGGCTTTCCACTCTCGCGGTACTCGTTGAAGGTGTCCGTCGGGATCGTATTGACGGTGTCCTGCCCGACCAGCTCATCAACGTATTTCGTCTTGGGGTAGGCCTTGTTCTTGGTGCTCGTGCTCGCCCAGAGGACACGCTGCGTAGACGCCCCCTTCGCCGCAAGCGCCTGCCAGCGATCGCTCCCGATCAGCTGGTGATAGCGGTCATACGCGACCAAGCCGTTGGCAACGGCGACCTTTCCAAGAAGCCCCTCGATCTCGGCCTTGCGACCCGGGTTTGCGGCGGCGGCTTCGGCGAGCTTGTCGTCCACGAGGCTGTCGATGCGGCTGATGAAGAAACTCGCGACGCTCGCGAGCAGCGAAGGATCGTTGCCCTTGCCCACCCAGGTCTCGAGGCCTTCCATGTACGCCTCCGCGCACGCCACGTAAGCATCCACCGAGAAGAGAAGCGTGACGTTCACACTGATGCCCTCGCCGATCAACGTGGCGATGGCAGGCATTCCCTCCGGGGTTCCCGGCACCTTGATCAGGACGTTCTCGCGACCGAGCAATTTGTGGACTCGACGCGCATACTCCACCGTCTTCGCCGTGTCCGCGGCGAGGTACGGAGAGACCTCGAAGCTCACGTAGCCGTCGCGACGCCCGGTCCTGTCGAACACCAGCCGAAGCATGTCGGCCGCGAGTTGGATGTCCTCGATGGCGACGCGTTCGTAGATGTCCATCGCGGAATCGACACCCTGCAGAACGTGGGCGCGAATCGCGGGGTCGTAGTCGTTGCTGTCCGCGATCGCTTTCTCGAAGATCGCGGGATTCGACGTGATGCCGAGCAGGCCGTCATCGTCGATCATCCTTTGCAGGTCTCCCGAGGTTATCATCCCGCGGCGGATGTTGTCGTACCAGATGCTCTGCCCGTACTTTTGAACGTCGATCAGCGGATTACTCATGACATCTCCCCGGGGCCGAGCACGGCCCGACCCCCCATCCCGTCGCGGCGCCCTCCGACTGCGAGAATCGAGTTCGGTACGGCTACGCCTCTATGATTGAGGGGTGCCAGGGATTTCGCGCTATTACAAGACGGATCGGACTCAACGAATGCTGTACGGGCGGAGCTTCCTGTGCAGCATGACCCGCGAGAGGCCCAGGCCCCCCGGCAGTCCGAGGGACGGCGCCCCAGGAGGTCTCCGATGCAGAGCTCCTCGAACCGCGCCCGGGCCTCCCGAAGAAGAACCTGGGGCCCCCAGGGCACGATCGAGGTGCCCGAGACCGCACCGTGCGCGCCCCAGGCGACCTTGGCGGGCAGATCTTCCGGCTCGAGCCGGTCGCCTTTCCCGCGTCGCGCCGGTGAACTCAAGCAGATCCCGCAGCGAGGCGCGCGCGAATCGTTGCCGCCTCGAGCCCGCTCACGACGAGCGTCTTGTCGCGACTGGTCTCACCGGCAACGACCGCGAGCGAGCTGCGCGCGACCCCGAGTGCCTGCGCGAGCACCTCGACCAGGGCCTTGTTGGCGCGCCCTTTCTCGGGTGGCGCGCGAACCGCCACCTTGAGAACGTCGCCGTACAGACCGAGGACGCCTTCCTTGCGCGCCCCCGGCGATACGCGGACGCGAATCCGCTGACCGCCACCGCCGGGTTCCAACCATAGATCGTCGAATCGAGAGCTCACTTGCGGGTCGGGTGAAACGAAGCCAGGGACGAAACTAGGGAGCCGGTCGCACGGAACTCAAGGCGGTAAGCGCCAAACGGGTTGCTCGTTTCGGGAATCGGACACTACAATCAACTTCCGGAGACAAATGAGAATGCTCAAATATAGAAGATCACTGGCCTTTTGTATGACCCTGGCGTTCGGCATGGGGTTCGCTCCCGTGGCACAGAGCCAGCCGACCGGGCGACAGACCACCCCCGACGGCAAGCAGGTCCTAGTGAACCGTGCTGAGGGCGGCCTGCAGTGGGCGATCTCATACTCTCCCAATGAGGGAACGATCACCGGGAACGTGTTCGACCCGAGCGGCGGCGACCCAAGCTACATCTGGTGCCGGCGCATCGGCGACGACGGCTCGTTCGACCCGGCTGCAATTGCGATCGACTGGCAATGCGAGGGCGCCAACGCGTGCACGATGTCGCCGTGCGATTCCTCGGGCTGGAGCAATCTGGGTGTCGTCGAGTTGGGGGGCTTCTTCTTCCTGCCCGCGCGCGACCCCTTCGTCACGCTTCAGCGTCCCGGGGCGTACTGCGATCCGTTGATCCTCGGCTTCGTCGAGGAGTTCGCCGGCAATCCGAGCTGGGAGGTCGACACGTCGATCTGCCCCTACGCGAGCATGACGCAGAACACGCGCACGCCGATCGAGGCCGGCGAGGACGTGTTCGTCCGCTTCTGGAACTGGCCGCTCGATGACCCGGCCGGCGGAACCTTCCACTTCACACTCATGCTCGGCGACGAAGTGATCTACTCCGAGACAGCCTCGATTCCGAAGCAGAGCGGGCTCCTCGGACCGCTAGACGACGAGAACAACCCGGCCGCGATCTGCGTCCGGCCAGACAACCCGGTCCCGGCTGGCACTCCGATCTCCTGGAACGTGCAGTTGCGCGAGGCACCGGGGGCCGAGGAGGCCCAGGTGGCGGTCGTCGACGGAATCCCGGACCTCGCCGGGCCGCTGCACCGGACGCCCGGAGTCGTGCACATGATCGAGGTCAGCGTTGGCTCCAACTGTGAGGGAGAGCCTCTGGGCCGGCGCCTCGTCGCGCCCGACGCCTGGACTCACGTGAGCCCCGGTCTCCCAGTGCTGCCACTCCCGTAGGAGCCGCTAGCCCGGGGTGTTCGCCCCGGGCTTGAGCGACTGCCGCCAGTTCTTCGGCAAAGGCTCGCCCTCGGGCAGCTTCCGGCAGCCGCTGAAATCCGGCGCCAGTGAGCAGATGGAGCCCTCGCCGGTCTTCGTGTCGATCCGCCAGGCCCTCTTCCAATCCTCCGTCGAAGCGGAGATATGAAACCGTCCCGGCTCTTCTGCCAGAGCCGCGTTTCCCATCGCGATCGCGGCGATCAGCATCGTCGTCCGAAGCACCCAACGCATCAGCATTCGCCCCAGAGTCAGCCGAAAAGGCTTGCCGCGGTGACACAGGCCAGGCAAGGGCGTCAACTCGCGGGCCCTTCGGGCCGGTGTTAGGGAATCGGTGTTCACGCAGTGCACCTTTTCTGAGCCGAGGAGACCCAAGCATGTCCGGAATTCGAGCGTACGGCGCCTACATCCCGGCGACGCGCCTCCCTCTGTCCCTGATCCAGGGACGCCCCGCGAAGGAAGGCGGCCCCGAGAAAGCCGTCGCCTATGACGACGAAGATGCGGTCACGATGGCGGTTGCGGCCGCAATCGATTGTCTGACCGGCATCGACCGCAGCGAGATCGACGGCGTGATGTTTGCGTCGACGAGCTACACGCTCAAAGAGAAGCAGGGCGCCGCGGTCATCGCGAAGGCCCTGGATCTGCGGCGCGACGTCCTCACGACCGACTTCTCCGGCTCGCTGCGTTCCGGCACGAGCGCGATCGAAGCCGCGTCCAACGCGGTCGCCGCGGGCACCGCGAAGAACGTGCTCGTAGTCGCAAGCGATTGTCGAATGGGCGCTCCGCGCGGGGCGCTCGAGTCGAAGCTCGGTGACGCGGCGGCAGCGCTGCTTTTCAGTTCCGACGACGTCATCGCAACGCTCGACGGTAGCTACGCGGTGTCCGACGAATTCCAGGACATGTGGCGCGTCGATGGAGAAGCCTTCACCCACGCGTGGGAAGATCGGTTCATCATCACAGAGGGCTACACGCCCAACATGATCGATGCGGTCAAAGGCCTCTTCGAGAAGAGCGGACGCAGTGCCAGCGACTACGCAAAGGCCGCACTCGTCGCGCCGGACGCCCGCAGCATGGGCGGCGTCGTGAAGCAGGTCGGCCTCGACAAGTCGCAGGTGCAGGACCCGCTCTTCGGCCGACTCGGCCACTCGGGAGCCTCGTTTGCACCCATCCTCCTCGTCGCCGCGCTCGAAGACGCGCGCGCCGGCGACCGCCTGCTCACGGCGAGTGC
Coding sequences:
- the zwf gene encoding glucose-6-phosphate dehydrogenase, yielding MSRVQAGPAPCTVVILGAAGDLTRRKLLPAIYNLALDGLLPERYAVMGFARRDLDDESFRTVAREGVKSYSRRPVDEDRWPEFESNVFYTRGSFDDAGAFLELKRRLEEVEAERGIPANRVFYLSIPPSAIETCVQQLKAAGLAKAPDGSYARVIVEKPVGHDLASAREINDTVAAVFDEEDVFRIDHYLGKETVQSILVLRFSNSIFEPLWNQKYIDHVQITVSEEEGVGTRGGYYEEAGALRDMVQNHILQLLCLTAMEPPWSLDAEVVRDHKMGVLNCLRPLRGAEVNQHVIRAQYGPGTSGGEDVRGYRREDRVAPESTTETYVAIQAYVDNWRWSGVPFYIRTGKQLPKRASEIAIQFKCAPPVLFNANPEQAVDGNVLVLRIQPDEGLTLQIATKQPGPNAIISPVDMDFNYGTAFAGQSPEAYERLLLDVAVGDASLFMRRDAVEASWEWVTGILEGWEASGSRWLPEYAAGSWGPVEADRMIEAAGRRWRTL
- the gnd gene encoding decarboxylating 6-phosphogluconate dehydrogenase gives rise to the protein MQLGMIGLGRMGYNIVKRLMRDGHTCVVYDTNPETVKQLEAEGATASTSMKDFVDKLEKPRAAWMMVPAGVTGKVVDEVSQYLEKGDILIDGGNSYYRDDRARSTALAPKGIHYLDCGTSGGVWGLDRGYCLMIGGDTGAVQHLDPIWKTIAPGRGDIEATPGRENGNKTAEEGYLHCGRSGAGHFVKMVHNGVEYGIMAAFAEGFDILENADVDNQEHKVDAETAPRMSKDLDYDIKVADVAEVWRRGSVVGAWLLDLAAAALAEDPHLDKYTGVVADSGEGRWTIQAAIEEAVPCEVLTSALYARFRSRRDHTFAEKVCSAMRMQFGGHVERASGD
- the rpiA gene encoding ribose-5-phosphate isomerase RpiA, with the translated sequence MSGEADALVGVALRALEYVHEDTVVGLGTGRAATAFVRALGARVADGMKVRGVPTSDSTEALARELGIGLLTLEEAGRIDTTFDGADEVSPALDLIKGYGGALVREKIVAASSKRLIILVGDEKIVARVGGRGKLPVEVVPFGRTLCERELVALGCTPNLRVDGGKPYITDNHNFILDCVVEPIDDPVGLERRILAIPGVLGTGLFVGMADVVLVQEGDQVRAMERA
- the tal gene encoding transaldolase gives rise to the protein MSNPLIDVQKYGQSIWYDNIRRGMITSGDLQRMIDDDGLLGITSNPAIFEKAIADSNDYDPAIRAHVLQGVDSAMDIYERVAIEDIQLAADMLRLVFDRTGRRDGYVSFEVSPYLAADTAKTVEYARRVHKLLGRENVLIKVPGTPEGMPAIATLIGEGISVNVTLLFSVDAYVACAEAYMEGLETWVGKGNDPSLLASVASFFISRIDSLVDDKLAEAAAANPGRKAEIEGLLGKVAVANGLVAYDRYHQLIGSDRWQALAAKGASTQRVLWASTSTKNKAYPKTKYVDELVGQDTVNTIPTDTFNEYRESGKPTPALQDGWDAKLAAAKATMATLADVGVSMDACTDQLLEEGVTKFSQAFDTLLKAIEKKRSVLNAA
- a CDS encoding DUF167 domain-containing protein, producing MSSRFDDLWLEPGGGGQRIRVRVSPGARKEGVLGLYGDVLKVAVRAPPEKGRANKALVEVLAQALGVARSSLAVVAGETSRDKTLVVSGLEAATIRARLAAGSA
- a CDS encoding OB-fold domain-containing protein, with amino-acid sequence MSGIRAYGAYIPATRLPLSLIQGRPAKEGGPEKAVAYDDEDAVTMAVAAAIDCLTGIDRSEIDGVMFASTSYTLKEKQGAAVIAKALDLRRDVLTTDFSGSLRSGTSAIEAASNAVAAGTAKNVLVVASDCRMGAPRGALESKLGDAAAALLFSSDDVIATLDGSYAVSDEFQDMWRVDGEAFTHAWEDRFIITEGYTPNMIDAVKGLFEKSGRSASDYAKAALVAPDARSMGGVVKQVGLDKSQVQDPLFGRLGHSGASFAPILLVAALEDARAGDRLLTASAGDGAHALSFEVTDGIGKLPPRRGVKGHLDRRRPLPSYDTYLKSRNLDPKEWAAGADLGLSATIRYRERDADIGFVGEKCKNCGQIHIPKTRVCYKCHTKDEWEPARLSDKRGTVLSYTFDFFFPTAQPPTIMIVTEVEGCRVQVQLANAKPDEVKLDMPVEYVFRKIHNAGGKANYFWKASPLPAGA